A portion of the Penaeus monodon isolate SGIC_2016 chromosome 28, NSTDA_Pmon_1, whole genome shotgun sequence genome contains these proteins:
- the LOC119590943 gene encoding loricrin-like produces the protein MAAYLLTVLFLGSTWAEVLPRSEYIPPSASGGFSGTNFPSSFGGPSAERTHSLPGRRGGSLAGLAFHGGSSSGFGSSSGGFFGSAGDSLGSGGTSYREGSSGSGSSFGGASSAFPSGSPGFSSGGPKGSSGGVPRDSLGFASSRFGASSGLSFGAQGASAGSYSGGASGFEGNSRGSSGSSGGFSNVQKFTQVGGSVQSPRPGGSTGGFFGAPNGLQGSTIGLAGNRHASASSAAGASPSGFSGGSSPAGRPSELYSRPAGGSHGPFGSNQESFTGGQGSFGSNQVTSVGHQGSFGGNQEFPGANHGSFGGGQEAYGGSQGSFSGNRGSISGSHASPGGNQGVLDANQGAIHGSSGSSQAGSQRRYRGGGSSQGGLLGGGSGGLGGKGSPSGRASSTPLGGLPSRLDAGSRGGHRGFARSSRGGYGK, from the exons ATG GCAGCATATCTACTGACGGTTCTCTTCCTCGGCTCCACCTGGGCCGAGGTGCTCCCTCGCAGTGAGTACATCCCCCCCTCCGCGTCAGGAGGGTTTTCTGGAACAAACTTTCCGAGTTCCTTCGGTGGTCCTTCCGCGGAACGCACTCACAGCCTCCCTGGCCGCCGTGGAGGCTCCTTAGCCGGCTTAGCCTTCCACGGAGGGTCTTCGTCGGGTTTCGGAAGCAGTTCAGGCGGTTTCTTCGGCTCTGCGGGCGATTCCCTCGGTTCCGGCGGAACCTCTTACAGAGAGGGCTCTTCTGGGTCGGGTAGCTCCTTCGGCGGCGCCTCTTCGGCCTTCCCCTCCGGCTCCCCGGGCTTCTCCTCCGGGGGTCCCAAGGGCTCTAGCGGCGGCGTCCCAAGAGATTCACTGGGCTTCGCGTCCAGTAGGTTCGGGGCCTCCTCGGGCCTCTCCTTCGGCGCGCAGGGAGCCTCGGCAGGGTCCTATAGTGGTGGAGCCTCTGGTTTCGAAGGAAATTCTCGTGGGAGCTCGGGTTCCTCGGGAGGCTTTTCCAACGTGCAGAAATTTACTCAAGTCGGAGGGTCCGTGCAGAGCCCGAGGCCTGGGGGCTCGACCGGAGGATTCTTCGGCGCTCCAAATGGCCTCCAGGGATCGACCATCGGGCTTGCAGGAAACCGTCACGCCTCGGCCTCGTCTGCCGCAGGGGCTTCTCCGAGCGGCTTCAGTGGAGGATCCTCGCCAGCGGGTAGACCAAGCGAACTGTACAGTCGTCCCGCAGGTGGCAGCCACGGACCCTTCGGAAGTAATCAGGAGTCCTTTACCGGGGGACAAGGGTCGTTCGGAAGTAACCAGGTAACCTCCGTAGGACACCAAGGATCCTTTGGTGGGAACCAGGAATTTCCTGGCGCTAATCACGGTTCCTTTGGTGGGGGTCAGGAAGCCTACGGGGGGAGTCAGGGATCCTTCAGTGGTAATCGCGGCTCCATCAGCGGCAGCCACGCCTCGCCTGGCGGCAACCAAGGGGTCCTCGACGCCAACCAAGGAGCCATCCATGGGTCCTCAGGATCCTCCCAGGCGGGCTCCCAGCGCCGCTACAGAGGAGGAGGCTCTTCGCAGGGAGGGTTACTCGGAGGCGGCTCTGGAGGCCTCGGCGGAAAGGGGAGTCCTTCAGGAAGGGCCTCCAGCACTCCTCTCGGAGGACTGCCCTCGCGCCTAGACGCCGGCTCCCGCGGGGGTCACCGTGGCTTTGCCAGGAGCTCCAGGGGCGGCTACGGCaagtga
- the LOC119590944 gene encoding keratin, type I cytoskeletal 10-like, with amino-acid sequence MKLFLITVCAALLSSQALAERSHSGSGHGASLAAASGVSASHVGHQGIGVSVSGHGSPHGGLSSPILGLSPAATHGIGGFPVGIYGNGNHLGGTYGTRDIFGGSPGSYLFGNALAGQGALGGSNGLNYFSGQTPGFGAGIVPGSQNLGSFGLGTAGVGLGGYAAGLNYPLPNTGLSGVPPSIGYPTYNTGFSSSAGYPAYSNGLGVLPLGLGYPVSGLGAASSHLAGSAVASAGK; translated from the exons ATG AAGCTGTTCCTGATTACCGTGTGCGCCGCGCTTTTGAGCTCCCAGGCGCTGGCTGAGAGAAGTCACTCGGGGAGCGGCCACGGCGCTTCTCTCGCGGCAGCGTCGGGCGTCAGCGCCTCCCACGTTGGCCACCAGGGCATCGGGGTGTCCGTGTCTGGCCACGGGAGTCCTCATGGGGGACTCTCTTCTCCCATACTGGGCCTTTCTCCGGCAGCCACGCATGGAATTGGAGGCTTCCCGGTAGGAATCTACGGGAATGGAAACCACCTTGGAGGCACCTACGGGACTAGGGACATTTTTGGTGGTTCCCCTGGGAGCTACCTCTTTGGGAATGCGCTAGCAGGCCAGGGGGCACTCGGGGGCTCCAATGGTCTCAATTACTTTAGTGGTCAAACGCCCGGATTTGGCGCAGGCATTGTACCCGGCAGCCAAAACTTGGGTTCCTTTGGCCTTGGAACAGCTGGTGTTGGATTAGGTGGGTATGCCGCGGGCCTCAATTACCCCCTTCCCAACACCGGGTTAAGCGGCGTGCCTCCCAGCATCGGATACCCGACCTACAACACTGGCTTCTCTTCCAGCGCTGGGTACCCCGCCTACAGCAATGGCCTGGGCGTGTTACCCCTTGGTCTAGGCTATCCGGTATCAGGGCTCGGGGCGGCCTCCTCTCACCTCGCAGGCTCCGCCGTCGCGTCTGCTGGTAAGTAG
- the LOC119590945 gene encoding uncharacterized protein LOC119590945 — MMPFLFTVSTALLCSHAIAASSYLGLALGKPLGGFSQYGPFHGGFVPGGLYDNGASLVNHGLPLGHLPGPIYGNRGYLETYGTGSHFGYPYGKASFLKHLYGNRLGLANPYGVLPNVRVGGVTEAEDERSSGSGSESALGATNGVDFLSNNQNVDSTRTGISGLHSSPIAGLSGFPSALLPHTSSVALRTSPYALGPHTSIAGFGGFPYGAGHHASVAAFSGILPNVGAAGVFPYGLKPHTPIDYLTGFPYGVGPHAPIAGSTGFHAGLGPHTSVAGLGGLAPYLGPYAAGAGFGRFNAAFGQNIPKVAFRSRTSANVSSGNKAKQEAQKQ; from the exons ATG ATGCCTTTCCTGTTCACCGTGAGCACCGCCCTCTTGTGCTCCCATGCCATTGCTGCAAGCAGCTACTTAGGACTTGCCCTGGGGAAGCCACTCGGAGGATTTTCGCAATACGGTCCTTTCCACGGTGGTTTCGTCCCCGGTGGTCTTTATGACAACGGTGCATCCCTTGTCAACCACGGACTACCATTGGGACATTTACCAGGACCGATATACGGGAATAGAGGCTACTTGGAGACATATGGCACTGGTTCACATTTTGGATATCCCTACGGAAAAGCAAGCTTTCTCAAACATTTATACGGAAACCGACTAGGTCTTGCCAATCCATACGGCGTTCTACCAAATGTTAGAGTCGGTGGAGTTACCGAGGCTGAGGATGAAAGATCGTCTGGTTCTGGATCAGAGAGTGCGCTTGGTGCTACAAATGGCGTAGATTTCCTTTCTAACAATCAAAACGTGGATTCAACTCGAACTGGAATTAGTGGTTTACACTCCAGTCCCATTGCTGGCTTGAGTGGCTTCccttctgctcttcttcctcaCACTTCCAGTGTTGCTTTAAGAACATCCCCTTATGCTCTTGGACCTCACACTTCCATTGCTGGTTTCGGAGGATTCCCTTATGGTGCTGGACATCACGCCTCTGTTGCTGCTTTTAGTGGAATCCTTCCTAATGTTGGAGCTGCAGGCGTATTCCCTTATGGCCTAAAGCCTCACACCCCCATTGATTATCTAACTGGATTCCCTTATGGCGTTGGACCTCACGCTCCCATTGCTGGTTCAACTGGATTCCACGCAGGTCTTGGGCCCCACACCTCGGTTGCAGGTCTGGGTGGACTGGCTCCTTATCTTGGACCGTACGCTGCTGGTGCTGGTTTTGGCAGATTTAACGCCGCTTTTGGACAAAATATCCCAAAGGTTGCTTTTAGGTCTCGCACCTCAGCCAACGTGTCTTCAGGGAACAAAGCCAAACAAGAAGCACAGAAACAATAA
- the LOC119591068 gene encoding uncharacterized protein LOC119591068, with amino-acid sequence MPITFLVIVSTAFVCSHAFGASSYLGLPLGTPLGGFSQHGTLHGGFIPSGLYDNGASLVNHGLSLGYLPRPISGNGGYLDYAYSTGAHFGNPYGSARFLKYLYGNRLGLANSYGALPNVRVDGISEAEDETSSGFESESSLGATNDAGFISNNQNLASTQNGVSSLHSSPIAALGVLPLCCWTLYFRC; translated from the exons ATGCCG ATAACATTTCTTGTCATCGTGAGTACCGCCTTCGTGTGCTCACACGCCTTCGGTGCGAGTAGCTACTTGGGACTTCCCCTGGGGACGCCACTCGGAGGATTTTCACAACACGGCACTCTTCACGGTGGTTTCATCCCCAGTGGTCTTTATGACAACGGTGCATCCCTTGTCAACCACGGACTGTCACTGGGATATTTGCCACGACCGATATCCGGGAATGGAGGCTACTTGGACTACGCATACAGTACTGGTGCACATTTTGGAAATCCTTATGGAAGTGCAAGATTTCTCAAATATTTATACGGAAACCGCCTAGGCCTCGCCAATTCATACGGCGCTCTACCAAACGTAAGAGTCGATGGAATTAGCGAGGCTGAGGATGAAACGTCGTCTGGCTTTGAATCAGAGAGCTCGCTTGGTGCTACGAACGATGCAGGTTTCATTTCCAACAACCAAAACTTAGCTTCCACTCAAAATGGAGTTTCTAGCTTACATTCCAGTCCTATTGCTGCTTTGGGTGTCCTCCCCCTCTGTTGTTGGACCTTATACTTCCGTTGCTAG
- the LOC119591070 gene encoding uncharacterized protein LOC119591070: protein MVSNMYSLKVAFYIEYFRWHCLLRTVKLFLFTVSCLGLAQGTPLGGFSQHGFIPGGLYNNGASLVNHGLPLGHLPGPIYGSGGYLDYTYGTGAHFGNPYGKASFLKYLYGNRLGLANSYGVLPNIRVSGVSEAEDERSSSSGSNNQNVDSTRTGIRGLHSSPIAGLGGFPSALLPHTSSVALGIDPYALGQHTSIAGFGGFPYGAGHHASVAAFSGILPNVEAAGLFPFGLQPHTPIDYLTGFPYGVGSHAPFADSTGFHAGLGPHTSVGLGPYAAGAGFGRFNAAFGQNTPNAALRSRTSANMSSGNKGKQEAQKQ from the exons ATGGTTAGTAATATGTATTCGTTGAAAGTTgcattttatatagaatatttccGCTGGCACTGCCTATTGCGTACAGTg AAACTCTTCCTGTTCACCGTGAGCTGCTTGGGACTAGCCCAGGGGACACCACTCGGAGGATTTTCGCAACACGGTTTCATCCCCGGTGGTCTCTATAACAACGGTGCATCCCTTGTTAACCACGGACTACCGCTGGGACATTTACCAGGACCGATATACGGAAGTGGAGGCTACTTGGACTACACATACGGCACTGGTGCACATTTTGGAAATCCATACGGAAAAGCAAGCTTTCTCAAGTATTTATACGGAAACCGACTAGGCCTCGCCAATTCATACGGCGTTCTACCAAATATTAGAGTCAGTGGAGTTAGCGAAGCTGAGGATGAAAGATCATCTAGCTCTGGGTCCAACAATCAGAATGTAGATTCCACTCGAACTGGAATTCGTGGTTTACATTCCAGTCCCATTGCTGGCTTGGGTGGCTTCCCTTCCGCTCTTCTTCCTCACACTTCCAGTGTTGCTTTAGGAATAGACCCTTATGCTCTTGGACAACACACTTCCATTGCTGGTTTCGGAGGATTCCCTTATGGTGCTGGACATCACGCCTCTGTTGCTGCTTTTAGTGGAATTCTCCCTAATGTTGAAGCTGCAGGCTTATTCCCTTTTGGTCTTCAGCCTCACACCCCCATTGATTATCTAACTGGATTCCCTTATGGCGTTGGATCTCACGCTCCCTTTGCTGATTCAACTGGATTCCACGCAGGTCTTGGGCCCCACACCTCGGTTGGTCTTGGACCGTACGCTGCTGGTGCTGGTTTTGGCAGATTCAACGCCGCTTTTGGACAAAATACCCCCAATGCTGCTCTTAGGTCTCGCACCTCAGCCAACATGTCTTCAGGGAACAAAGGCAAACAAGAAGCACAGAAACAATAA